Genomic segment of Ralstonia pickettii:
GACGTGCGGGGCGAGGCGGCTTACCTGCGCCTTCTTCCTGCTTGGGGCGGCGCTGGGCTGGGCGCAGCGGCTGGCGCTCGCGGTTCAGGTCGGAAGAACGCAGCGGCTTGCCGGTGGAGCGTACGGTATTGCCTTCGTCGTCGCGGCGCACGCCGAGCGTTGCACGCTTGCCCGGGCGGGTGGCGCGCTGAGTCGGGTCGCTGGCGCCGCGCTTGTCGTCGTCGCCCGGAAAATCATCGGAATCGGTAGTCATGAATCTAGACCGGTAAGGCTGGCGCTCAGATGGCGAGCGCATCAAGCAGCTCGCTTTCAAGCTCGAGCTGCAGTTTGTTGTCCTGGGTCAGACGGGTGCCGTCGACCAGGAAGATGTCTTCCACGCGCTCGCCCAGCGTGTTGATGCGCGCGGTGTGTACCGACACGCGACGGTGTGCGAGCACGCGGGCAATGGCGTAGAGCAGACCGGTGCGGTCTGTTGCAGAAATGGACAGCAGGTAATACTGGCCGCGCTCGTCCGCCCGCAGGTCGACGCGCGGCTTGATCGGGAAGCTGCGCGACTGGCGCGAGATGCGCCCACGCGGCGGCTCGGGCAGGGCGGTTTCGCGCGAGATCTGCTCGGCGAGTTCGTGCTCGACCAGCGTGATGATGTCGCGGTAATGGCCGGGCTCCACCAGGCCGCTGCCGGGATCGGCCACCTGGAAGGTGTCGAGCGCGTAGCCGTGTTTGGTGGTGTGGATCTTGGCGTCCAGAATCGTCAGGCTCTTGCGCTCGAAGTAGCCGCAGATGCGCGTAAAAAGATCGGGCCGATCCGGCGAGTACACCGCCACCTGCAGGCCGACGCCCGCTGGCGAAATGCGTGCTCGCACGATGGGAATCGTCGTGTCGACACGGTTGTAGAAATGCCGCGTGAACCAGGCGATGTCGCGCGCGTCGTGGCGCAGGAACACGCCCACGTCGAGCTGTTTCCACAGTGCCTCGTGTGCAGTGTCGTCCAGCGCGGCCAGGCGCAGCAGGGCGCGCGCTTCTTCCTTGCGGCCTTCGAGCACGGCGTGCGGGTCCGTGGTGGCGCCGCCGAGCACGCGCAGCGTCATGCGATACAGGTCTTCCAGCAGCTTGCCCTTCCAGGCGTTCCACACCTTGGGGCTGGTGCCGCGGATGTCGGCAACGGTCAGCAGATACAGCGCGGTCAGCCGACGCTCGGTGCCGACCAGATCGGCAAAATGGCGGATGACTTCGGGATCGCCGAGGTCCTGCTTCTGCGCGACCTGGCTCATCGTCAGGTGATGCTCGACAAGCCAGACGATCAAGTCTGCGTCTTCCTTGGCGATGCCGTGTTCCTTGCAGAAGCGCCGTGCGTCGGACATGCCGAGCACGGAGTGATCACCGCCGCGTCCTTTCGCAATGTCATGGAACAGCGCGGCCACGGTCAGCACCCACGGCTTGTCGAAGTTCGCCATCAACTGGCTGCAGAACGGAAACTCGTGCGTGTGCTCGACGATGGCGAAACGGCGGATATTGCGCACCACCATCAAGATGTGCTGATCGACCGTGTAGACGTGGAACAGGTCGTGCTGCATCTGCCCGACGATGCGGCGGAAGTTGACCAGGTAGCGGCCGAGCACGCTGGTCTGGTTCATCAGGCGCAGCGCGTGCGTGATGCCCTGCGGCTGTTGCAGGATCGACAGGAACAGCGCGCGATTGGCCGGATCCTTGCGCCATTTGGCGTCCATCAACGTCCGCGCGTTGTAGAGCGCGCGCATCGTGCTGGCTGCCAATCCCTTGATGCCGCGCGTCTGCTCGTAAAGCAGGAACGTTTCCAGGATGGCCGTCGGCTCGCGCTGGTAGAGATCGGCGTCGGCAATCTCGAGCATGCCCTGCCGTTCGACAAAGCGATCATTGATCCGCCGCGTGATACCCAGCTCGCTCGGGAACAGCCGCGCCTCGATGTTCTGCAGCACCACGGTATTGAGCTGCGTGACCGCCTTGGCCACCCAGTAATAGCGGCGCATGAGCTGTTCGCTCGCGCGCTTGGCGGTGGTCGGGCGGTATCCGAACGATTCGGCCAGTTGCGTCTGCAGATCGAACACCAATACGTCCTGCCGGCGCCCGGCCAGCAGGTGCAGACGCGCGCGCACGGTTTTGAGCAAGCGCTCGTTGCTGGCCAGCTCCTGCGCTTCACGGCGCGTCAGCAGGCCATTGGCGAGCAGCTCGTTCCAGCTGGAGCCGAAACCAGCCGCGCGCGTCATCCACAGAATGACCTGCAGGTCGCGCAGGCCGCCGGGGCTTTCCTTGCAGTTCGGTTCGAGCGAGTAGGGCGTGTCCTGGTACTTGGCGTGCCGCTGGCGCATTTCCAGCAGTTTCGACTGGAAGAAGTCTGCGGCGTCCAGATGGCCTTGATAGTGCGTCTCGAACGTGCGGTATAACCCTTCGTCGCCCGTCAGCAGACGCGCTTCCAGCAGCGACGTGCGTACTGTTACGTCTTGTGCGGCTTCCTTGATGCACTCGTCGACCGTGCGCACCGAGGAGCCGATGTCCAGCCCCATGTCCCAGCAGCGGCCGATGAAGGCCTCCAGCCGGGCCTCCAAGGCCTTGTCTGCGGTGCCTGGCAGCAACAGGAGGATGTCCACATCGGAATGCGGAAACAGCTCGCCGCGCCCGTAGCCGCCCACGGCAATCAGCGCGCAGGTGGTGGGCATCTGCTCTTTCTGCCAAAGACGCACGAGCGCACGGTCCACCGCGCGCGCCAGCTTGGTCACAAGTTGCTGAACGTTGGCGTGCTGGTCGAACTGCGCGAACAGGTGCGCGCGCTCAGCTTTCAGGGCGTCGCGCGGATGAGTTTCTTCGGCAGGGACGGCGGCAGCGGAGGGCATGAGCAGAGCGTGAATGAAACAGCGACCGGAATGAGCCGGTCGCTGCAGGAGTTGAGCCGGTGCGGGGCGAGATCAGCGGGACGTTACCGCCGCTGAGGTCGCAGCTCGCCCGCGAGGATCAGGCCGTGGCGGGAGCGCCTTCGTGTACGAATTCGGGTGCCGGTGGCGTCAATGCAGACACCGTCAGCACTTCATGGCCGGTTTCCGTCACCAGAAGCGTATGTTCCCACTGCGCCGACAGGCTGCGGTCACGCGTCTTGACCGTCCATTGGTCGGGCATCGTGCGGATGTCGCGCTTGCCCGCGTTGATCATCGGTTCGATTGTGAAGATCATGCCGGCTTTCAATTCCATCCCCGTACCGGGCCGGCCGTAGTGCAGGATCTGCGGATCTTCGTGGAATTTCTTGCCGATGCCGTGGCCGCAATATTCACGCACCACGCTGTAGCCCGCGGCTTCGGCATGCTGCTGGATCACGTGGCCGATATCACCGAGTCGGGCGCCCGGACGCACTGCCGCAATGCCCTTCCACATGCATTCGAACGTCACCTGGGTCAGGCGCTTGGCGAGGATCGAGCCCTCGCCAACAACGAACGTGCGGCTGGTATCGCCGTAGTAGCCTTCCTTGGTGATGACTGTGATGTCGAGATTGACGATATCCCCATTCTTAAGCACCTTGTCGCCGGGAATGCCGTGGCAGATCACATCGTTGACCGATGTGCAGATCGATGCCGGGAAGGGCGGATAGCCTGGCGGCGCATAGTTCAGCGGTGCCGGCACGGTGCCTTGCACGTCACGCATGTAGGCGTGGCACAGCTGGTCCAGCTTGCCTGTCGTCACGCCGGGTACGACGAACGGCGTGATGTAGTCGAGAACTTCGGACGCAAGCCGGCAGGCCACGCGCATCTGCGCAATGTCTTCGGCGGTGTGAATGGTAACGGCCATGCTGTGACTCTTTCTGCACGCAGGCGCCTGGAGCGCCGCGTCGTGGCTAAAGGACGAATTATCGCACCAAAGCGCCCCGGCCGGGGTTTTCAGGCGGCGGGCGCCAGTCTTGCTCGGTTTGTCGCGGATACTCGGAAGGTCTTGAGTTGATTGGGTTTTTGGCGCTATAATCACTGGCTAAGCAGTTGCCGGTCGTGTGGCCGGTGGCGCTTGAAATCGCGAGCCGCTTCACCGCGGGTGTTTTTCGTATCGCATGCGAAGAATGTCTGAGGCGGCTTTAGACCTAACCCGACTGGAGAATTTCATGTCCGTAACCATGCGCGAAATGCTGGAAGCCGGTGTCCACTTTGGCCACCAGACCCGCTTCTGGAACCCCAAGATGGCCCCTTACATCTTCGGCCATCGCAACAAGATTCACATCATCAACCTGGAAAAGACGCTGCCGATGTACCAGGACGCACTGAAGTACGTGCGCCAACTGGCAGCCAACCGGGGCACCATTCTGTTCGTTGGTACGAAGCGTCAATCGCGCGAGATCCTGGCTGAAGAAGCGGCTCGCGCAGGCATGCCGTTCGTCGACAGCCGCTGGCTCGGCGGCATGCTGACCAACTTCAAGACGGTCAAGACCTCGATCAAGCGCCTGAAGGACATGGAAGTCGCCAAGGAAGCCGGCGCGACCGAAACCATGAGCAAGAAGGAAGCGCTGATGTTCGAACGCGAAATGGACAAGCTGGTGAAGTCCATTGGCGGCATCAAGGACATGGGCGGCATTCCGGACGCCATCTTCGTGGTGGACGTTGGTTACCACAAGATTGCCGTGACCGAAGCTGCCAAGCTGGGTATTCCGGTGATCGGCGTGGTTGACACGAACCACTCGCCGGAAGGCATCGACTACGTCATCCCGGGTAACGACGACTCGAGCAAGGCTGTTGCACTGTACGTGCGCGGCGTGGCCGACGCGATCCTGGAAGGCCGTGCGAATGCGGTCCAGGAAGTGGTTGAAGCGGCTCGCGGCGGCGACGACTTCGTCGAAGTCCAAGAAGGCTAAATACAAGAAGGCGGGCGCCCGCGGCTTGATTGCGCGGGACGCGTGCCAGGCCGCACCTGATGGAGCCCATCAGGGTTGATGGCCAGACAGGGGCGCGTAACAAACGCCCCTTTTTTTTGAAATTTGTCATGCGGATGCCCTACGCGCGTCGTATTTCGTGGGGCGGCCGGATGGAAACCGGACGACAGGCCGGCGCGAGGCGAAGACTGATCCGCGCGCGACCGGACGACGATCTGAAACAAGGAGCATGAGAATGGCGGCAATTACCGCAAGCATGGTTGCAGAACTGCGCGCGAAGACCGACGCGCCGATGATGGAGTGCAAGAAGGCCCTGACCGAAGCCGAAGGCAACCTGGAAAAGGCCGAAGAGATCCTGCGCGTGAAGCTGGGCAACAAGGCCGGCAAGGCCGCCTCGCGCATCACCGCTGAAGGCGTGGTGGCCGCAGCCGTGGAAGGCACGACCGGCGCGCTGGTCGAGATCAACTGCGAAACCGACTTCGTCTCGAAGAACGATTCGTTCCTGGCCTTCGCCAACTCGGTCGCAGCACTGATCGCCAAGAACAACCCGGCTGACGTCGCGGCTGTCGGCGCCCTGCCGCTGTCGCAAGACGGCTTCGGCCCGACGGTGGAAGACGTACGCGTGGGCCTGATCGGCAAGATCGGCGAGAACATGACGATCCGTCGCTTCCAGCGTTTCGAAGGCACTCAGCTGACTTCGTACCTGCACGGCACCCGCATCGGCGTGATGGTGGCATTCGAAGGCAACGAAGTGGCGGCCAAGGACGCAGCAATGCAGGCTGCCGCGATGAAGCCCGTGTCGCTGTCGGCTGACGACGTGCCTGCCGAACTGGTCGCCAAGGAGCGCAGCGTTGCCGAGCAGAAGGCTGCGGAATCGGGCAAGCCGGCTGAAATCGTTGCCAAGATGGTCGAAGGCAGCGTGCAGAAGTACCTGAAGGAAGTCTCGCTGCTGAACCAGCCGTTTGTGAAGAACGATAAGCAGACCGTTGAGCAAATGCTCAAGGCCGCCAACACGACCGTGAAGGCTTTTACGCTCTACGTGGTGGGCGAGGGCATCGAGAAGAAGCAAGATGACTTTGCCGCTGAAGTGGCCGCCCAAGTGGCCGCCGCCAAGCAACAGGCGTAATGCTGCAGCGGCTGTCTCCAACGGTGCGGCGAGCTGGCTTCCGGCGCAGGCCGGCAGGGGTCGTTTCCACCATTGGCGCAGCCGTATAATGCCAAACAGACAGGGCACCGAAAGGTGCCCTGTTTGCAGGTGCAGCCTGCTTGCGCGGGCATCGTTGGTGATTTTTCCGACGGCTTCCGCGCAAGAAGGTTGCGGGATGTGCGAAGTCCCCGCTTTGCACGTCGTTGTCATATCCGCAGCGTCATTTCCCCTTTCCTGTCTCCCGTACCAGGAATCGTCACGAGGATCTCCATGCCTGCCTACAAGCGCGTTCTACTCAAACTTTCCGGCGAAGCCCTGATGGGCGACGATGCCTTCGGCATCAACCGAAGCACCATCGAAGGGATGGTCAACGACATCGCTGAAATCGTGAAGTTGGGCGTGCAGGTGGCAGTGGTGATCGGCGGCGGCAACATCTTCCGCGGTGTCGCGGGCGGCGCCGCCGGCATGGACCGCGCCACAGCCGACTACATGGGCATGCTGGCCACCATGATGAACGCGCTGGCCCTGCAGGACGCCATGCGTCATGCGAACCTCGAAGGCCGCGTTCAATCGGCGCTGCGCCTGGACCAAGTGGTCGAACCGTACATCCGCCCGCGTGCCATCCGCCAGTTGGAAGAAGGCAAGATCGTCATCTTCGCCGCCGGCACCGGCAACCCGTTCTTCACGACCGACACCGCTGCGGCGCTGCGCGGCTCGGAAATCGGCGCCGAGATTGTGCTCAAGGCCACCAAGGTCGATGGGGTCTACACTGCCGATCCGAAGAAGGACCCGAGCGCCACGCGCTACACCACGATTACTTTTGACGAAGCCATTTCGCGCAACCTGCAGGTGATGGACGCGACCGCTTTCGCGCTGTGCCGCGACCAGAAGCTGCCGATCAAGGTGTTCTCGATCCAGAAGCCGGGCGCGCTCAAGCGCGTGATCCTGGGTGAAGACGAAGGCACGCTGGTGCACGTCTGAAGCCGTCGGAAAGCCGCATAGCAGGCGCCTTTTTTTACCGTTCGCTGACCCTGCGTAAATGGCGTTGGCGAGCGGCTTCCATGTAAAATCGCCTATTGTCTTTTTGGTCTTGCCGGTGCCCTGTGCCGTGTTCCGGGGTGCATGTTCGGCAGACCGCCGTTATCGTTCGGAGGAAGTATGAGCGTCGCCGATGTCAAGAAGAATGCCGAGCAGAAGATGCAGAAGTCGATCGAGGCTCTGAAGACCGATCTGGCCAAGATCCGTACTGGCCGTGCCCACACCGGTCTGCTCGATCACGTGCAAGTTGACTACTACGGCTCGATGGTACCCATCAGCCAGGTTGCCAACGTGACGCTGGTGGACGCACGCACGATTGGCGTGCAACCGTGGGAAAAGAAGATGGTGCAAGCCGTCGAAAAGGCCATCCGTGAAGCGGACCTCGGCCTGAACCCTGCCACGATGGGCGACATCATTCGCGTGCCGACCCCCGCCCTGACCGAAGAGCGCCGCAAGGAGCTGACCAAGGTCGTGAAGGGCGAGGGCGAGGATGCCAAGGTCGCCGTGCGCAACCTGCGTCGCGATGCCAATGAACAGCTCAAGAAACTGGTGAAGGACAAGGCGATCTCGGAAGACGACGAGCGTCGCGGTGGTGACGACATCCAGAAGCTGACCGACAAGTTCGTCGCCGAGATCGACAAGCTGGTCGCCGAGAAAGACAAGGAAATCATGACGGTGTAAGGCCGTCTCCCCTCGCCGGCGCATTGGGTGCAGGCGGTGGGAAGCCCGATTCATGCATATCAGTTCCACACTGGCGGTGCCAGACACCGCCGACACGCCGCGCCACGTTGCCGTCATCATGGACGGTAACGGCCGCTGGGCCACCGAACGGCACCTGCCTCGCGTGGCCGGGCATAGCCGCGGCCTCGATGCCGTACGTGCAACCGTTGAAGCGGCTGCGCGCCGTGGCGTCGGCTACTTGACGCTGTTTGCTTTCAGCTCCGAAAACTGGCGTCGCCCGGCAGAGGAAGTCACCTTCCTCATGAAGCTGTTCATGACGGCGCTGCGTCGCGAAGTGAGCAAGCTTCATGACAACGGCATCCGCCTGCGCGTGGTGGGCGATCTGTCGGCATTTAGCCCGCGCATCCAGCTCTTGATTCGAGAAGCGGAAGCCAAGACAGCCGCCAACCCCGGGCTGACCGTCACGATTCTCGCCAACTACGGTGGGCGCTGGGACATCCTGCAGGCTATGCGCGCGTTGTTGGCAGCGCAGCCCGGCATTGCACCCGACGCCATCACAGAAGAGATGCTGGCGCCGTACATGGCGCTGTCCTATGCGCCGGAGCCGGACCTGTTCATCCGCACCGGTGGCGAGCAGCGCATCAGTAACTTTCTGCTGTGGCAGCTTGCCTATTCCGAGCTGTACTTCACCGATCGCTACTGGCCGGATTTCGATGCCGCAGAGCTCGATCGCGCTTTTGCGTGGTATCGCAACCGCGAGCGCCGCTTTGGACGCACCAGCGCGCAGCTCGACCCCGATGTTCCCCCCGCGCTGTCCGCCGGAGCCTGACACATGCTGCTGACTCGCGTCATTACCGCTGTCTGCCTGCTGATTGTCATCCTGCCCATTTTGTTTTTCGCGCCGCCCGCCGGCCTGGCCGGACTGGTGACGGTATTTGCAGCCCTCGCGGCGTGGGAGTGGGGGCGTCTCGTGCGCCTGCCCGGCTGGTGGGGCCCCCTTCTCTATGCCGTCGTGGTCGTCATGCTGACGATCGCCTGGCACGACATACCCGTTCGTGGTGATGTGCGCCCGCTGTTCCATGGCGCAGTCATCGCCTGGGTGATCGCCTGGGCGCTGCTGGCAGGTGGCGTGCGCGAGTTGCATGGCACCCGCAGAATCGTTTTCGCGCTGCTTGGCTTGGTGATGTTGCCGGCGTTTGTGCATGGCGCCATTGAATTGCGCACGCACGGCGTCGCCTTTCTGCTGTCGGTCGCGTTGCTCGTGTGGGCGGCCGATGTGGGCGCGTATTTTGTCGGCAAGGCCATTGGCCGCCGCAAGCTTGCACCGACCATCAGCCCTGGTAAGTCGTGGGAAGGTGCGATCGGCGGCGCCGTGCTGGTTGCCGTGATCGCCACCGTGGCCGGCATCACGCACTGGTTTGCGCCGACGTGGTTTTCGCACCAGTTTGATCAGCGCGGCGCCGTCCTGGCCCTGGTGCTGACCATCCTGCTGGTGGCTGCAAGCGTCGGCGGCGATTTGTTTGAATCCCTGCTCAAGCGTCAGGTCGGCATGAAAGACAGCAGCCGCCTGTTGCCCGGCCACGGCGGCGTGCTCGATCGTATCGACGCGCTGCTGCCGGTGTTTCCGCTGGCTGCGCTGCTGATTTCCTGAGGCGTCCGAACATGATGCGTTTGACCGTTCTTGGCGCCACCGGCTCCATTGGCGACAGCACGCTCGACGTGGTGCGCCGTCATCCCGACAAGTACAGCGTTTTTGCGTTGACCGCCAACGCGCAGGCCGACAAGCTCGCGCTGCTCTGCCGCGAGTTTCGCCCGAAGATGGCGGTGCTTGGTTCGGCGGTCGCGGCGGATGCATTGCGTGACCAGCTCGGCGCAGAGGCCGCCGGCATCGAGATCCGTTTCGGCAGCGAGGCATTGGAAGAAGTTGCGGGCCACCCCGACTGCGATGCCGTGATGGCGGCCATCGTCGGCGCAGCAGGGTTGCGCCCGACGCTCGCTGCTGTGCGCGCCGGCAAGCGCGTGCTGCTGGCCAACAAGGAGGCGCTGGTCATGTCCGGCGCGCTCTTCATGGACGCCGTGCGTCAGCATGGCGCCACCGTGCTTCCAATCGACAGCGAGCACAACGCCATCTTCCAATGCCTGCCGCAGCAAGTTCCGCAGTTCGGGCGCGGCGTGTCACGCATCGTGCTGACGGCATCGGGCGGCCCGTTCCGCACGCGCCCTGTGGAGTCTCTTGCGGATGTCACGCCAGATCAGGCGTGCGCGCATCCGAACTGGGTGATGGGGCGCAAGATCTCGGTCGATTCCGCCACCATGATGAACAAGGGGCTGGAGGTGATCGAGGCGCACTGGCTGTTCGGCGTCCCGGTCGAGCATCTCGAAGTCCTGATCCACCCGCAGAGCGTCATCCATTCGATGGTCGGCTACGACGATGGCTCCGTGCTGGCGCAGCTCGGCAACCCGGATATGCGCACGCCGATCGCCTACGGCCTGGCATATCCCGAGCGCATCGAGGCCGGCGTTGCGCTGCTCGATCTCGTCACCACGGGCGCACTGACTTTCGAGGCGCCGGACCTGCGCCGATTCCCGTGCCTGGCGTTGGCGTTCGAGGCATTGCGTGCCGGTGGTACGGCACCTGCTGCTCTGAACGCGGCCAACGAGGTGGCTGTCGAGGCATTTTTGCAGCGCCGCATCCGGTTCACCGAGATTGCTGCCGTCGTGGCTGACACACTCGCCCGCACGTCGGTCGTGCCGGCTGATTCGCTTGACACCGTTTTTGCTGCCGACGCCCAGGCGCGTCAGCAGGCCGAGCGCTATATCTCGACCGTACGCGCGCAGCTGCCGGCTGCATGAAAGCGCGCCGTCAGAGCAAGCGGGTAACATAGCGGCTTCGCGCGGGCCAGCCTCGCGCGTGCCCTTCAGTGCATCCGGAGAAGGTTTTGCAGACCGTTTTAGCGTTTGTCTTTGCGATCGCGGTACTGATCGTCATCCACGAACTGGGCCACTACAGCGTCGCGCGACTGTGCGGCGTGAAAGTGCTCCGGTTTTCCGTTGGCTTTGGCAAAGTGCTGTTCCGCCGCGTCGGTCGTGGCCCTGACCACACCGAATGGACGATCTGCGCCATTCCACTGGGCGGCTACGTCAAGATGCTCGGCGAGGGATCGCGAGACCCCGAGAAAGACCCACCCATCCTTCCCGAAGACCTCCCACGCACCTTCGATCACCAGCCGGTCTACAAGCGATTCGCCATCGTGGCGGCTGGCCCGGTCGCCAATTTCCTTCTGGCGATTGCGCTTTACGCAGTGCTGGCATGGGTCGGCGCAATCGAGCCGTTGCCTATCCTCGGCGCTCCGCCGCCGGGCAGCATCGCCGCCCAGGCCGACTTGCGCGCCCGGGACCGGGTGATCGCTATCGGCACGGACGGCGAGACGCCGGCCTCTGTGCGCAGTTGGAGCGACGTCCGCATGCGCTTGTACTCGGCCGGCATCGCGGGGCGCGACGCGCTTGTGCAGGTGCGCGGCGCCGATGGTGCCGAACGCACCGTCCGCCTGCATGGCTTGCCGAGCGCGGCCCGTACGCCGCAGGCCGATGTGATTGACCAGATCGGTTTGCGTCTGCTCGGCGGCCCGGTCACCATCGTCGATGTGTTGCCCTCGAGTGCCGCAGCCCGTGCGGGGTTGAGAGCCGGAGACCAAATCGTTCGCTTCGCGGGCCAGCCCGCCGATCAGGCCATGGACCTCATCCGCCAGATCCGGGCCATGCCGGAGCAGAACGCCTCGATCGATATTCTGCGCAACGATCAGCCCATGACGTTGCCTGTTCGCCCTGATGCTGACACCGATCCCAAAAACCCGACCGGCCCGAAGATCGGCAAGCTTGGTGCGCAGCTCAACCAGAAGGTGGAAACGGCGATGATCCGGGATGAGCCGGTCGCCGCGCTGGGCCATGCCGTAGGCGAGGTCTGGCGGACTTCGGTGCTGTCGCTGCAGGTGCTGGGCAAGATGATTGTCGGTCAGGCATCTCTGCAGAATCTGAGCGGGCCGATCACGGTGGCGGACTTTGCGGGCAAGGCGGCAAGCCTTGGCTGGCAGACGTTTGTGAGCTTTCTCGCGTTGATCAGCGTTAGTCTCGGCGTGCTCAACTTATTGCCCGTTCCGGTATTGGATGGGGGGCATTTGCTGTATTATTGCGTGGAATTTTTGACTGGCCGACCCGTGCCGGAATCCTGGCAAGCAGTCCTTCAGAAGATCGGCGTCGCCTGCATCCTGCTTCTCACTTCGCTCGCCCTGTACAACGATTTGAGTCGGTTGTTTCTGACTCGTGGCTAGACCGTATTCAAATTGGGTCACTAAGCCGTATCGTTGCCACCGGCGTGAGCGGGCAACTCAGGGTTTTGAAAACACTCAGAAGTGGATTCCGATTGAATCCAACTAGGGGATTAGATTGATCAGACAACATCGCTTCCCGCTCAGCGTGCTGGCGGCTTCCGTGCTGACCGTCACTGCCGGTCAGGCTCATGCAGTGGAGCCGTTCGTCGTCAAGGACATTCGCGTGGAGGGGGTGCAGCGCGTCGAGCCGGGCACCGTGTTCGGCTATCTGCCCGTGAAGGTGGGTGAGACCTTCACCGACGAGAAGGGCGCCGAATCGATTCGCGCGCTTTATAACACCGGCTTCTTCAAGGACGTTCAGATCCGCTCCGAAGGCAATGTGCTGGTGGTGCGCGTGGAAGAGCGCCCGGCGATCTCGCAGCTTGAGTTCATCGGCTTCAAGGAGTTCGACAAGGAAGCGCTGCGTCGTACGCTGCGTGGCGTTGGCGTGGCTGAGGCTCGTTACTACGACAAGTCCCTCATCGACCGCGCCGAGCAGGAAATCAAGCGCCAGTATGTTTTTCGTGGTTACTACGCGGCTGAGGTGACGACCACCGTTACGCCGGTCGATGCCAACCGTGTGTCGATCACGTTCACGGTGGACGAAGGTCCGACCGCCAAGATTCGCCAGATCAATATCGTTGGCAACAAGGCCTTCAAGGAAGGCGACCTGCGCGACGAGATGCAACTGTCCACGCCAAACTGGCTGTCGTGGTACACCAAGAACGACCTGTACTCGAAGCAGAAACTCACGGCCGACCTAGAAGCGCTGCGCTCGTTCTACCTGGATCGCGGCTACCTGGAATTTGCAATCGAGTCGACCCAGGTGTCGATCACGCCGGACAAGAAGGACATCTACCTGACGCTGAACATCCACGAGGGTGAGCAGTACAAGGTGTCGGACATCAAGCTGACCGGCGAGTTGCTCGGCAAGCAGGCCGAGATGGAGAAGCTAATCAAGCTCAAGCAGGGCGATGTCTTCTCGTCGGCCAAGCTGTCGTCGACGACCAAGTCGATTACCGATCTGCTCGGCACGTACGGCTACGCTTTCGCGACCATCAACCCGCAGCCGCAGATCAACCAGTCGGATCGCACGGTTGCGCTCACGCTGGTGATCGATCCGGGCCGCCGTGTGTACGTGCGTCGCGTGAACGTTGTCGGCAACAGCAAGACCCGCGATGAAGTCGTGCGCCGCGAAATGCGCCAGATGGAAGCGTCGTGGTTCGATGGCGAG
This window contains:
- a CDS encoding [protein-PII] uridylyltransferase, coding for MPSAAAVPAEETHPRDALKAERAHLFAQFDQHANVQQLVTKLARAVDRALVRLWQKEQMPTTCALIAVGGYGRGELFPHSDVDILLLLPGTADKALEARLEAFIGRCWDMGLDIGSSVRTVDECIKEAAQDVTVRTSLLEARLLTGDEGLYRTFETHYQGHLDAADFFQSKLLEMRQRHAKYQDTPYSLEPNCKESPGGLRDLQVILWMTRAAGFGSSWNELLANGLLTRREAQELASNERLLKTVRARLHLLAGRRQDVLVFDLQTQLAESFGYRPTTAKRASEQLMRRYYWVAKAVTQLNTVVLQNIEARLFPSELGITRRINDRFVERQGMLEIADADLYQREPTAILETFLLYEQTRGIKGLAASTMRALYNARTLMDAKWRKDPANRALFLSILQQPQGITHALRLMNQTSVLGRYLVNFRRIVGQMQHDLFHVYTVDQHILMVVRNIRRFAIVEHTHEFPFCSQLMANFDKPWVLTVAALFHDIAKGRGGDHSVLGMSDARRFCKEHGIAKEDADLIVWLVEHHLTMSQVAQKQDLGDPEVIRHFADLVGTERRLTALYLLTVADIRGTSPKVWNAWKGKLLEDLYRMTLRVLGGATTDPHAVLEGRKEEARALLRLAALDDTAHEALWKQLDVGVFLRHDARDIAWFTRHFYNRVDTTIPIVRARISPAGVGLQVAVYSPDRPDLFTRICGYFERKSLTILDAKIHTTKHGYALDTFQVADPGSGLVEPGHYRDIITLVEHELAEQISRETALPEPPRGRISRQSRSFPIKPRVDLRADERGQYYLLSISATDRTGLLYAIARVLAHRRVSVHTARINTLGERVEDIFLVDGTRLTQDNKLQLELESELLDALAI
- the pyrH gene encoding UMP kinase codes for the protein MPAYKRVLLKLSGEALMGDDAFGINRSTIEGMVNDIAEIVKLGVQVAVVIGGGNIFRGVAGGAAGMDRATADYMGMLATMMNALALQDAMRHANLEGRVQSALRLDQVVEPYIRPRAIRQLEEGKIVIFAAGTGNPFFTTDTAAALRGSEIGAEIVLKATKVDGVYTADPKKDPSATRYTTITFDEAISRNLQVMDATAFALCRDQKLPIKVFSIQKPGALKRVILGEDEGTLVHV
- the frr gene encoding ribosome recycling factor — encoded protein: MSVADVKKNAEQKMQKSIEALKTDLAKIRTGRAHTGLLDHVQVDYYGSMVPISQVANVTLVDARTIGVQPWEKKMVQAVEKAIREADLGLNPATMGDIIRVPTPALTEERRKELTKVVKGEGEDAKVAVRNLRRDANEQLKKLVKDKAISEDDERRGGDDIQKLTDKFVAEIDKLVAEKDKEIMTV
- the rpsB gene encoding 30S ribosomal protein S2 codes for the protein MSVTMREMLEAGVHFGHQTRFWNPKMAPYIFGHRNKIHIINLEKTLPMYQDALKYVRQLAANRGTILFVGTKRQSREILAEEAARAGMPFVDSRWLGGMLTNFKTVKTSIKRLKDMEVAKEAGATETMSKKEALMFEREMDKLVKSIGGIKDMGGIPDAIFVVDVGYHKIAVTEAAKLGIPVIGVVDTNHSPEGIDYVIPGNDDSSKAVALYVRGVADAILEGRANAVQEVVEAARGGDDFVEVQEG
- the uppS gene encoding polyprenyl diphosphate synthase; its protein translation is MHISSTLAVPDTADTPRHVAVIMDGNGRWATERHLPRVAGHSRGLDAVRATVEAAARRGVGYLTLFAFSSENWRRPAEEVTFLMKLFMTALRREVSKLHDNGIRLRVVGDLSAFSPRIQLLIREAEAKTAANPGLTVTILANYGGRWDILQAMRALLAAQPGIAPDAITEEMLAPYMALSYAPEPDLFIRTGGEQRISNFLLWQLAYSELYFTDRYWPDFDAAELDRAFAWYRNRERRFGRTSAQLDPDVPPALSAGA
- the tsf gene encoding translation elongation factor Ts; this encodes MAAITASMVAELRAKTDAPMMECKKALTEAEGNLEKAEEILRVKLGNKAGKAASRITAEGVVAAAVEGTTGALVEINCETDFVSKNDSFLAFANSVAALIAKNNPADVAAVGALPLSQDGFGPTVEDVRVGLIGKIGENMTIRRFQRFEGTQLTSYLHGTRIGVMVAFEGNEVAAKDAAMQAAAMKPVSLSADDVPAELVAKERSVAEQKAAESGKPAEIVAKMVEGSVQKYLKEVSLLNQPFVKNDKQTVEQMLKAANTTVKAFTLYVVGEGIEKKQDDFAAEVAAQVAAAKQQA
- the map gene encoding type I methionyl aminopeptidase, translating into MAVTIHTAEDIAQMRVACRLASEVLDYITPFVVPGVTTGKLDQLCHAYMRDVQGTVPAPLNYAPPGYPPFPASICTSVNDVICHGIPGDKVLKNGDIVNLDITVITKEGYYGDTSRTFVVGEGSILAKRLTQVTFECMWKGIAAVRPGARLGDIGHVIQQHAEAAGYSVVREYCGHGIGKKFHEDPQILHYGRPGTGMELKAGMIFTIEPMINAGKRDIRTMPDQWTVKTRDRSLSAQWEHTLLVTETGHEVLTVSALTPPAPEFVHEGAPATA